In Arthrobacter sp. PAMC25284, a single genomic region encodes these proteins:
- a CDS encoding Trm112 family protein: MPKLSPDLLSVLRCPVTGSPLEQDGEELVSAAADESGKTLRYSIEDGIPLLLPPELLAAAAAAPSDRHDAAPAAG, translated from the coding sequence ATGCCAAAGCTCAGCCCCGACCTGTTGTCCGTTCTGAGATGCCCGGTCACCGGTTCACCGCTGGAGCAGGACGGCGAAGAGCTTGTCTCCGCCGCAGCCGACGAGTCGGGAAAGACGCTCCGCTACAGCATCGAAGACGGCATTCCGCTGTTGCTCCCGCCCGAATTGCTCGCTGCGGCCGCCGCAGCCCCGTCCGACCGGCACGACGCTGCACCGGCAGCAGGTTAG
- a CDS encoding DUF3499 domain-containing protein, translated as MGAIRLCSRSACRNSAVATLTYVYADSTAVLGPLATYAEPHCYDLCDQHAGSLTVPRGWEVLRLAMPATPAGPGPDDLLALANAVREAASRPPAADPAKGQRTLHPALEAPAPAEGARRGHLRVLREPS; from the coding sequence GTGGGTGCAATTCGTCTTTGTTCAAGGTCAGCCTGCCGCAATTCTGCGGTAGCGACCTTGACGTACGTCTATGCCGACTCCACCGCCGTGCTGGGGCCCCTGGCCACCTATGCCGAACCGCACTGCTACGACTTGTGTGACCAGCATGCCGGGTCCTTGACCGTCCCCCGCGGGTGGGAAGTGCTGCGGCTCGCGATGCCGGCAACTCCCGCCGGCCCCGGCCCCGACGATCTGCTTGCGCTCGCCAATGCCGTCCGTGAGGCTGCCTCCCGACCACCCGCTGCGGACCCTGCAAAAGGCCAGCGCACCCTGCATCCCGCGCTGGAGGCTCCGGCGCCTGCCGAAGGTGCCCGACGGGGGCATCTGCGCGTGCTGCGCGAGCCTTCGTAA
- a CDS encoding dolichyl-phosphate-mannose--protein mannosyltransferase, whose translation MGNVTQTPAQAPEAATVPPALTGGTAVVTDTGRADDSARAGRRLGRRSGTGPGNPAGTGTRSSAGRNLEGHQWIARPAEAFTPAALRHRLIGGIQSWRDYPASLRLWFWLIPALTAGIGGILRFVRLDTPRSLVFDETYYVKDAYSFLVSGYERSWPDKANDSFIAGNPGVLLDTPEYVVHPPVGKWMIAAGMWLFGPDNAFGWRFGAALTGTLSIFLLALIAQKLFRSLALGAVAGVLLAVDGHHLVLSRTSLLDIFLMFWLLAAFGALLLDRDDGRRRLAERLGRQAAASPAGHPSGLQLTAGPWLGIRWWRLTAGVCLGLAVGTKWSALFFLAAFGLLAVFWDLSARRIAGVQAWISGGILKDGVAAFLAIVPVAGITYAATWTGWFRSTDAYFRRWAESNPSVEWGWLPNSVRSLAHYHLEAYTFHQGLGSDHPYEASAWSWLVMGRPTSFYYESPERGTPGCGIDNCTTAILSVGNPLIWWSAAACLGIILFCWAGRRDWRAGAILAGVAAGYLPWFMYPERTTFFFYALSFEPFLVLALVYCLGLVLGRRTDPAWRRRSGLYLVTLFVVTAVLVSAFFYPVWTAEVISYQDWRFRMWMPSWI comes from the coding sequence TAACCGACACAGGCCGCGCAGACGACTCAGCCCGCGCCGGTCGTCGCCTGGGGCGCCGTTCCGGGACCGGCCCCGGCAACCCTGCCGGGACCGGCACGCGCAGCAGCGCCGGACGGAATCTGGAGGGACACCAATGGATCGCCCGTCCGGCGGAGGCCTTCACCCCTGCAGCCCTGCGCCACCGCCTGATCGGCGGTATCCAGAGCTGGCGGGACTATCCGGCGTCACTCCGGCTGTGGTTCTGGCTCATCCCGGCCCTCACTGCCGGAATTGGCGGCATACTGCGCTTCGTCCGGCTGGACACCCCGCGGAGCCTGGTCTTCGACGAAACCTACTACGTCAAGGACGCCTACTCTTTCCTGGTCAGCGGTTATGAGCGAAGCTGGCCGGACAAAGCCAACGATTCCTTCATCGCCGGCAACCCGGGCGTGCTGCTGGACACCCCCGAATATGTGGTGCACCCGCCGGTCGGCAAGTGGATGATCGCGGCTGGGATGTGGCTCTTCGGCCCGGACAACGCCTTCGGCTGGCGGTTCGGGGCGGCGCTGACCGGGACGTTGTCCATCTTCCTGTTGGCGCTGATCGCACAAAAGCTGTTCCGTTCCCTGGCACTCGGGGCGGTGGCCGGTGTATTGCTCGCCGTCGACGGCCACCACCTGGTGTTGTCCAGGACCTCCCTGCTCGACATCTTCCTGATGTTCTGGCTGCTGGCGGCCTTCGGCGCGCTGCTGCTGGACCGCGATGACGGCAGGCGCCGCCTCGCGGAGCGGCTCGGCCGGCAGGCCGCGGCGTCGCCGGCTGGGCACCCCTCCGGGCTGCAGCTGACGGCCGGCCCCTGGCTCGGAATCCGGTGGTGGCGTCTCACGGCCGGGGTCTGCCTGGGCCTGGCCGTCGGCACCAAATGGTCCGCCCTGTTCTTCCTCGCCGCCTTTGGCCTGCTCGCCGTATTCTGGGACCTGAGCGCGCGCCGGATTGCCGGGGTCCAGGCCTGGATCAGCGGCGGCATCCTCAAAGACGGCGTCGCCGCTTTCCTGGCCATCGTGCCGGTGGCCGGCATCACCTACGCCGCCACCTGGACAGGCTGGTTCCGCTCGACGGATGCCTACTTCCGGCGCTGGGCGGAGTCAAACCCCTCCGTCGAGTGGGGCTGGCTGCCGAACTCCGTCCGGTCACTGGCCCACTACCACCTCGAGGCCTACACCTTCCATCAGGGTCTCGGCTCCGATCATCCCTACGAAGCGAGCGCCTGGAGCTGGCTTGTGATGGGCCGGCCGACGTCCTTCTACTATGAGTCTCCGGAGCGGGGCACCCCGGGCTGCGGCATCGACAACTGCACCACGGCAATCCTGTCAGTCGGCAATCCGCTGATCTGGTGGAGCGCGGCCGCCTGCCTGGGCATCATTTTGTTCTGCTGGGCCGGCCGGCGGGATTGGCGTGCGGGCGCCATCCTCGCCGGGGTGGCCGCGGGCTACCTCCCGTGGTTCATGTATCCGGAGCGGACCACGTTCTTCTTCTACGCCCTGTCCTTCGAACCGTTCCTCGTGCTGGCCCTGGTCTACTGCCTGGGCCTGGTGCTCGGCCGCCGGACGGATCCGGCATGGCGCCGCCGCTCCGGACTGTACCTCGTTACGTTGTTCGTTGTGACGGCCGTTCTTGTCTCGGCGTTCTTCTACCCGGTCTGGACCGCGGAGGTCATCTCTTACCAGGACTGGCGTTTCAGGATGTGGATGCCTTCCTGGATCTAG
- a CDS encoding Ig-like domain-containing protein has protein sequence MASVRRKAGRNIALLGLVCALATGCGAFGVPAPDQASGGVESAVGLPGSADADTTLAEAAVVPAAGATEVNPAAPVSLTVTNGIVDRAALTSATGDRVPGLLSADRTVWTTTGTLKFDTSYTYSYTVADTVGRTTQSTRTFTTVVAANEADAAIYPLDGMKVGVAQPLQVVFSEPVLNRDIVEKALTITSTSGQVGDFHWFSDRMVRYRPETFWAANSTITMDMKMFGVELGNGQIGNFNKTVTIHIGDKKVAVADASAHTFSVSINDVPAGTWPVTMGDQRFPSARGYLVLMEKRRYDRFVAASIGLKPGDPANYGEVDVEYAFRLTPSGVYIHQALDSAMPYIGNTNVSHGCIGMTADRAAWVFNNMTTGDVVQVVNTEGEFAHFDDGFGDWNIPWAEYAN, from the coding sequence ATGGCATCCGTACGCCGCAAAGCCGGCCGTAACATCGCCCTGTTGGGGCTTGTCTGCGCGCTGGCTACAGGCTGCGGCGCCTTCGGGGTCCCCGCTCCGGACCAGGCTAGCGGCGGCGTCGAGTCGGCTGTTGGATTGCCGGGCTCCGCGGACGCGGACACCACCCTGGCAGAGGCAGCCGTTGTACCGGCCGCCGGTGCCACTGAGGTCAACCCCGCCGCGCCCGTCTCCCTGACGGTCACCAACGGAATCGTCGACCGTGCCGCCCTGACGAGCGCCACCGGCGACAGGGTGCCGGGTCTGCTGAGCGCCGATCGAACCGTCTGGACCACGACCGGCACCCTGAAGTTTGATACCAGCTACACCTACTCGTACACCGTCGCGGACACCGTAGGACGGACGACGCAGAGTACCCGAACGTTCACTACCGTGGTCGCCGCCAATGAGGCCGATGCGGCCATTTACCCGCTGGACGGCATGAAAGTTGGTGTCGCGCAGCCCCTGCAGGTCGTCTTCAGCGAACCCGTGCTGAACCGGGACATTGTGGAGAAAGCACTCACCATCACCTCGACGTCCGGCCAGGTGGGCGACTTCCACTGGTTCAGCGACCGCATGGTCCGCTACCGGCCGGAGACCTTCTGGGCCGCAAACAGCACCATCACGATGGACATGAAGATGTTCGGTGTGGAACTGGGCAACGGCCAGATTGGAAACTTCAACAAGACCGTGACGATCCATATCGGCGACAAGAAAGTGGCAGTCGCCGATGCTTCCGCGCACACCTTCTCCGTCAGCATCAATGACGTTCCGGCCGGCACCTGGCCGGTGACCATGGGCGACCAGCGCTTTCCGTCCGCGCGGGGCTACCTGGTCCTGATGGAAAAGCGCCGCTATGACCGCTTCGTCGCCGCCAGCATCGGCCTGAAACCCGGGGACCCGGCCAACTATGGCGAAGTCGACGTGGAGTACGCCTTCCGGCTGACGCCAAGCGGCGTGTATATCCACCAGGCCCTTGACTCGGCGATGCCCTATATCGGAAACACCAATGTGTCCCATGGGTGCATCGGCATGACTGCTGACCGGGCCGCCTGGGTCTTTAACAACATGACCACCGGCGACGTCGTCCAGGTTGTCAACACCGAAGGGGAGTTCGCGCACTTCGATGACGGCTTCGGCGACTGGAACATCCCGTGGGCGGAGTACGCCAATTGA
- a CDS encoding long-chain fatty acid--CoA ligase yields the protein MREASTALLADLDPDSNVTDLLLEQHAKDPAHSLYARMHSGGWTNVTARQFLNQVTALAKGLIAGGITPGETVAVMSGTRYEWTVVDFAIWFAGGVTVPIYETSSAGQVEWILHDSAARRVFVQDRAKEGLVRGVLDASTLLADTLVSVVRMDYEGDAPNLASLAAAGSGVGDGELERHRSTAGLADVASLVYTSGTTGRPKGCEITHGNFALVAKNIILFLPDVLLPNGARTLMFLPLAHVLARAVQMICLSAGVTLGHTASAKDLPADFRSFKPTFLLVVPRILEKVYAGAGQRAALARRGWLFEAAATAAVSYSQALDAAARGAGAGPGLMLRARHAAFARVVYPKLQQAFGGHLRYTVSGASPLRLHEAHFFRGAGIPVLEGYGLTETTAPCTANTPALTKVGTVGIPIPGTTIRVTDDGEILVKGIGVFKGYHADPDANAAAFVDGFFRTGDLGFLDADGFLTITGRKKDLLVTAGGKNVAPGPLEEKIREHLLVGQAVVVGDGRPFIAALVILDPEGLEQWCARHGHPAMSRAEAAANEAVRVAVQGAVNEANKLVARAESIRSFVILDADFSVESGYLTPSLKVMRDAVVRDFGAHIERIYG from the coding sequence GTGAGAGAAGCAAGTACCGCGCTGCTCGCGGACCTGGATCCGGACAGCAACGTCACGGACCTGCTGCTTGAGCAGCATGCCAAGGATCCCGCGCATTCCCTGTACGCCCGCATGCACTCCGGCGGCTGGACCAACGTCACGGCACGTCAGTTCCTGAACCAGGTCACCGCCCTGGCGAAGGGCCTGATCGCCGGGGGCATCACCCCGGGCGAAACGGTGGCCGTGATGTCAGGCACCCGGTACGAATGGACCGTTGTTGATTTCGCCATCTGGTTCGCGGGCGGCGTGACCGTCCCGATTTACGAAACCTCCTCAGCCGGCCAGGTCGAATGGATCCTGCACGACAGCGCCGCCCGGCGTGTCTTCGTCCAGGACCGCGCCAAGGAAGGCCTGGTCCGGGGAGTGCTGGACGCCTCCACACTGCTGGCCGACACTCTCGTCTCGGTCGTCCGGATGGACTACGAAGGCGACGCCCCTAATCTGGCGAGCCTCGCTGCTGCCGGCAGCGGCGTGGGCGACGGCGAACTCGAACGCCACCGGTCGACGGCGGGATTGGCCGATGTTGCCTCCCTGGTCTACACCTCGGGAACGACCGGCCGGCCCAAGGGCTGCGAGATCACCCACGGCAACTTCGCCCTGGTCGCCAAAAACATCATCCTGTTCCTGCCCGATGTGCTCCTGCCGAACGGCGCCCGGACACTGATGTTCCTGCCGCTGGCCCACGTCCTGGCCCGGGCCGTCCAGATGATCTGCCTGAGCGCCGGGGTGACGCTGGGGCACACCGCCAGCGCCAAGGATTTGCCCGCGGATTTTCGCAGTTTCAAGCCCACCTTCCTCCTGGTGGTGCCGCGGATCCTTGAGAAGGTCTATGCAGGCGCCGGGCAAAGGGCCGCACTCGCGCGCCGGGGCTGGCTCTTCGAGGCCGCCGCAACCGCCGCCGTCAGCTATTCCCAGGCCCTGGACGCCGCCGCACGGGGCGCAGGGGCTGGCCCCGGACTGATGTTGCGGGCCAGGCACGCGGCTTTCGCCCGCGTGGTCTATCCGAAGCTGCAGCAGGCCTTCGGCGGGCACCTGCGCTACACCGTGTCCGGAGCGAGCCCGCTGCGGTTACACGAGGCTCATTTCTTCCGCGGTGCCGGGATCCCCGTGCTGGAAGGCTACGGCCTCACGGAGACCACGGCGCCGTGCACGGCGAACACCCCCGCGCTGACCAAGGTCGGCACGGTGGGTATCCCGATCCCCGGAACCACCATCCGGGTCACGGACGACGGTGAAATCCTCGTCAAGGGAATCGGTGTTTTTAAGGGATACCATGCCGATCCGGACGCCAACGCCGCGGCCTTCGTCGACGGATTCTTCCGCACCGGAGACCTCGGCTTCCTGGACGCGGACGGCTTCCTGACAATCACGGGGCGGAAGAAGGACCTGCTGGTCACCGCCGGCGGGAAAAACGTCGCTCCGGGCCCGCTCGAGGAAAAGATCCGGGAGCACCTGCTGGTCGGCCAGGCGGTCGTGGTCGGCGACGGCAGGCCGTTCATCGCCGCCCTGGTCATTCTGGATCCGGAGGGCCTGGAGCAGTGGTGCGCCAGGCACGGGCATCCGGCGATGAGCCGCGCCGAAGCGGCGGCGAACGAAGCCGTCCGGGTCGCCGTCCAAGGGGCCGTCAATGAGGCGAACAAGTTGGTAGCCCGGGCGGAGTCCATCCGTAGTTTTGTCATTTTGGACGCTGACTTCAGCGTCGAATCGGGCTATCTGACGCCGTCGCTCAAAGTCATGCGGGACGCCGTCGTTCGGGACTTCGGCGCCCACATCGAGCGGATCTACGGCTAG
- a CDS encoding DUF5719 family protein, whose amino-acid sequence MGTDPQFSPESATAATSLNAVVLSSDSGVVPASRLAPLGGSPLTEIAPEPAADATEPATGTPVLRAGVVAGLGVSDVSALSAEPLDNRQPAAGAVVSYAAADGDLRGSAAASCQRPGNDLWLVGANTALGRSAILNLSNPSSTPATVSLELFGAAGQIQAPGSRGLLVGPGTSRAIILGGLAPGQERLSVRVQSDGGPVAAHIQQSVLRGLTPGGVDFITPGAAPAIRQVITGLEVQDPQALAGLTSGPGYADAAPALQLTVPGTADAVVEINLYGRDGRRALPGGGVITVKAGSVTEVSLQGVPAGLYTVAASSDVSFAAAARSTRGLSADDAIDIAWSPAAARLGSQHVVPVPATGDRRLVFGAPEGRTTISYTPITADGVIGAAAAVDIAGGTTTFVQVPGDVGGSPVVGYLVSAAGDPAYGAVLLLQDGTQDISILTVAPEAGGQEQIPVTLGY is encoded by the coding sequence GTGGGTACCGATCCCCAGTTCAGCCCGGAGTCCGCCACTGCGGCCACCAGCCTCAATGCCGTTGTGCTCAGCTCGGACTCGGGCGTCGTCCCGGCCAGCCGGCTGGCACCCTTGGGCGGCAGCCCGTTGACTGAAATCGCCCCGGAGCCGGCGGCTGATGCCACCGAACCTGCGACCGGCACCCCGGTGCTGCGTGCCGGCGTCGTGGCCGGGCTGGGCGTCAGTGACGTGAGTGCCCTCAGCGCCGAGCCGCTGGACAACCGCCAGCCCGCGGCCGGAGCAGTCGTCAGCTATGCCGCTGCCGACGGGGATCTTCGTGGCTCCGCCGCGGCCTCCTGCCAACGGCCTGGAAACGACCTCTGGCTGGTCGGTGCGAACACCGCCCTCGGCCGGTCCGCCATCCTGAATCTCAGCAATCCCTCCAGCACCCCGGCCACCGTCAGCCTGGAGCTCTTTGGCGCTGCCGGACAAATCCAGGCCCCCGGAAGCCGTGGCCTGCTGGTGGGCCCGGGCACCAGCCGCGCCATCATCCTCGGTGGCCTGGCGCCGGGCCAGGAACGGCTCAGCGTCAGGGTGCAGAGTGATGGTGGCCCCGTCGCGGCCCACATCCAGCAAAGTGTGCTCCGCGGACTCACGCCCGGCGGCGTCGACTTCATCACTCCGGGTGCCGCCCCTGCGATCCGCCAGGTGATCACCGGGCTCGAAGTCCAGGATCCCCAGGCCCTTGCCGGGCTTACCTCCGGCCCCGGTTACGCCGACGCCGCGCCGGCCCTCCAGCTGACTGTTCCGGGCACCGCCGATGCCGTGGTCGAGATCAATCTCTACGGCAGGGACGGCCGAAGGGCGCTGCCGGGCGGTGGTGTGATTACGGTAAAGGCCGGATCAGTCACCGAGGTGTCGCTGCAGGGTGTGCCGGCCGGGCTGTACACCGTAGCCGCGAGCTCGGACGTTTCCTTTGCTGCCGCCGCCCGCTCGACCCGTGGGCTCAGCGCCGACGACGCCATCGACATTGCATGGTCCCCGGCTGCGGCCCGGCTGGGAAGCCAGCACGTGGTTCCGGTACCGGCAACGGGGGACCGGCGCCTTGTCTTCGGTGCACCCGAGGGCAGGACCACCATCTCCTACACGCCAATCACCGCAGACGGTGTGATCGGGGCGGCGGCGGCTGTGGACATTGCCGGCGGCACCACGACGTTCGTCCAGGTCCCGGGAGACGTTGGGGGTTCCCCGGTGGTCGGCTACCTCGTGTCGGCGGCGGGCGACCCCGCCTACGGGGCTGTGCTGCTGCTGCAGGACGGCACGCAGGATATTTCGATCCTCACCGTCGCCCCGGAAGCCGGAGGGCAGGAACAGATTCCGGTGACGCTCGGCTACTAG
- a CDS encoding TIGR01906 family membrane protein produces the protein MTETSPTPPDRQDPLLDPTDDGDEPAFDWMKPAPAATKAGDGTAGPVPETRSGQHSDPAGDPVSARDAASAGDPVSARDAASARDATSARDAASAGDPVSARDAGGRAPQESPGRTVPPHPEQPAPPVPPVPPAAWKQPDSRAVRKAAEAASGDAGAGRGTSDNEPSRTSALQVRPPQEEVERRNAEREQAAKAKPVAPRVMQVLLAVFYPVILLVLAVRAVTSPLFLWVEYNRPGFPGDGYGFSTDDRTTYGSYAVDYLSNWSGARYLGELVNRSGDNLFTAGEVSHMADVKLVILSAFTAGFVLILLSVVAMIYLRRRSPGGVRRGLFAGSIATLVIIIGLGVLASLGWEKFFADFHSVFFASGTWTFSLQDTLIRLFPGQFWVDAGIVIGVLVLAAAVLTAVLTWPTRKRRNLAKDASATEAPRNGDASAEAEAQESNSRA, from the coding sequence GTGACTGAAACAAGTCCCACCCCTCCCGACCGGCAGGATCCTCTGCTGGATCCGACCGACGACGGCGACGAGCCCGCATTTGACTGGATGAAGCCGGCCCCTGCGGCCACGAAAGCCGGCGACGGCACCGCCGGCCCGGTGCCCGAGACCCGTTCCGGGCAGCACTCCGATCCGGCGGGCGACCCCGTTTCGGCACGTGACGCTGCTTCGGCGGGAGACCCCGTTTCGGCACGTGACGCTGCTTCGGCAAGGGACGCCACTTCGGCACGTGACGCTGCTTCGGCGGGAGACCCCGTTTCGGCACGTGACGCTGGGGGCCGCGCGCCACAGGAGTCTCCGGGCCGTACGGTACCGCCACATCCGGAGCAGCCCGCACCGCCGGTTCCGCCGGTTCCGCCGGCAGCGTGGAAGCAACCGGACTCGCGTGCTGTCCGCAAAGCGGCAGAGGCCGCTTCCGGGGATGCCGGGGCGGGCCGCGGGACCAGCGACAACGAGCCGTCGCGGACATCGGCACTGCAGGTCCGCCCTCCCCAGGAAGAAGTTGAGCGCCGGAACGCGGAGCGCGAGCAGGCGGCCAAGGCCAAGCCCGTAGCCCCGCGCGTCATGCAGGTACTGCTCGCGGTCTTCTACCCGGTCATCCTGCTGGTCCTTGCGGTCCGTGCTGTGACCAGTCCGCTGTTCCTCTGGGTGGAGTACAACCGCCCCGGCTTCCCGGGCGACGGGTACGGTTTCAGTACCGATGACCGCACGACGTACGGCTCCTACGCGGTGGACTATCTCAGTAACTGGTCCGGAGCCCGCTACCTGGGTGAGCTTGTTAACCGCAGCGGTGACAACCTCTTCACCGCCGGTGAAGTCAGCCACATGGCCGACGTAAAGCTGGTGATCCTGTCCGCCTTCACGGCAGGCTTCGTGTTGATCCTGCTCAGCGTCGTCGCCATGATCTACCTGCGCCGGCGCAGCCCCGGGGGAGTGCGCCGCGGGTTGTTCGCCGGCTCGATCGCGACCCTCGTGATCATCATTGGCCTCGGTGTGCTGGCCTCCCTTGGCTGGGAGAAGTTCTTTGCTGATTTCCATAGTGTCTTCTTCGCCAGCGGCACCTGGACGTTCTCCCTGCAGGACACCCTGATCCGGCTATTCCCGGGCCAGTTCTGGGTGGATGCAGGGATCGTGATCGGTGTCCTGGTCCTAGCAGCGGCGGTGCTCACCGCGGTCCTGACGTGGCCGACACGTAAACGGCGCAACCTCGCGAAGGACGCTTCCGCCACGGAGGCACCCCGGAACGGGGATGCGTCCGCCGAGGCGGAAGCCCAGGAGAGCAACAGCCGCGCCTAG
- a CDS encoding metallopeptidase family protein, translating to MQSSPHESGFTVRMADPAAGPTAAGSAAAAVGSARTATGKSFRQRRRNRHGRGLRGELMLPALPAYRTRSDRFDDLVLDSAQRLHDIWGKPLDGVRFAVDEIPPGLEQLVADRAPAPMGAFAPATPEEGPVITLYRRVVEQGSSSREELPDLVHDVVVEYTAEMLGVPPESLDPVYRRRY from the coding sequence ATGCAGTCATCGCCCCATGAATCGGGTTTTACGGTCCGGATGGCTGACCCCGCCGCCGGACCCACAGCCGCCGGTTCCGCCGCCGCGGCGGTCGGCTCCGCCCGGACGGCCACGGGAAAGAGCTTCCGGCAACGGCGCCGCAACCGCCACGGAAGGGGGCTCCGCGGCGAACTCATGCTCCCCGCCCTGCCCGCCTACCGGACCCGGTCCGACCGGTTCGATGATCTGGTGCTGGATTCCGCCCAACGATTACATGACATCTGGGGCAAGCCCCTGGACGGTGTCAGGTTCGCCGTCGACGAAATCCCGCCGGGCCTCGAGCAGCTTGTGGCGGACCGCGCTCCCGCACCGATGGGCGCTTTTGCGCCGGCGACCCCGGAGGAAGGCCCCGTCATCACCCTGTACCGCAGGGTCGTGGAACAAGGCTCCAGCAGCAGGGAGGAGCTCCCGGACCTCGTCCACGATGTCGTGGTCGAGTACACCGCCGAAATGTTGGGTGTGCCACCGGAGTCCCTCGATCCGGTCTACCGCCGACGCTACTAG
- the ahcY gene encoding adenosylhomocysteinase — protein MTFDYKIADIALAEAGRHQIRLAEHEMPGLMSLREEFGPSQPLKGARIAGSLHMTVQTAVLIETLTALGADVRWASCNIFSTQDEAAAAVVVGNGTAQDPQGVPVFAWKGETLEEYWWTAEQILTWPGADANPDLGPNMILDDGGDATMLVHKGAEFEALGAVPDAAADESEEGTVFLSVLRASLEADPQKWTRIGSRLLGVTEETTTGVHRLYQLAEQGKLLFPAINVNDSVTKSKFDNKYGIRHSLPDGINRATDVLMGGKVAVVCGYGDVGKGAAEALRGQGSRVIVTEIDPICALQAAMDGYQVAKLESVLSEGHIFITTTGNKDVIMAEHMAGMRDKAIVGNIGHFDNEIDMAGLARIPGVTKVEIKPQVHEWVFGAGTPEERSIIVLSEGRLLNLGNATGHPSFVMSNSFANQTIAQIELFTKRDQPEGEREYEKQVYVLPKILDEKVARLHLGPLDVELTELSKEQAEYLDLDVAGPFKPEHYRY, from the coding sequence ATGACTTTCGATTACAAGATTGCCGACATCGCGCTGGCCGAGGCAGGGCGGCACCAGATCCGCCTCGCCGAGCACGAAATGCCCGGGCTGATGTCCCTGCGCGAAGAGTTTGGTCCCAGCCAGCCGCTCAAGGGCGCGCGCATCGCCGGCTCCCTGCACATGACCGTCCAGACCGCAGTTCTGATCGAGACGCTCACCGCTCTCGGCGCGGACGTCCGCTGGGCTTCCTGCAACATCTTCTCCACCCAGGACGAGGCCGCCGCCGCGGTCGTAGTGGGCAACGGAACCGCGCAGGATCCGCAGGGCGTCCCGGTCTTCGCCTGGAAGGGGGAGACGCTTGAGGAATACTGGTGGACGGCCGAGCAGATCCTGACCTGGCCCGGGGCGGACGCCAATCCGGACCTCGGCCCGAACATGATCCTGGACGACGGCGGAGACGCCACCATGCTGGTTCACAAGGGCGCCGAATTTGAAGCCCTCGGCGCAGTCCCGGACGCCGCCGCCGACGAGTCCGAGGAAGGCACCGTATTCCTCAGCGTCCTGCGCGCATCGCTGGAGGCGGATCCGCAGAAGTGGACCAGGATCGGCTCCCGGCTGCTTGGCGTCACCGAGGAAACCACCACGGGCGTGCACCGTCTCTACCAGCTCGCGGAGCAGGGCAAACTGTTGTTCCCGGCGATCAACGTCAACGATTCGGTCACCAAGAGCAAATTCGACAACAAGTACGGCATCCGGCACTCCCTGCCGGACGGCATCAACCGCGCCACGGATGTACTGATGGGCGGCAAGGTCGCCGTCGTGTGCGGCTACGGTGATGTTGGAAAGGGCGCAGCCGAAGCCCTCCGCGGCCAGGGCTCGCGGGTCATCGTGACCGAAATCGACCCGATCTGCGCGCTGCAGGCAGCCATGGACGGCTACCAGGTGGCAAAGCTGGAGTCCGTCCTCAGCGAGGGCCACATCTTCATCACCACCACCGGCAACAAAGACGTCATTATGGCCGAACACATGGCCGGTATGCGCGATAAGGCCATCGTCGGAAACATCGGCCACTTCGACAACGAAATCGACATGGCCGGCCTGGCCCGGATCCCCGGCGTCACGAAGGTCGAGATCAAGCCCCAGGTGCACGAGTGGGTCTTCGGCGCGGGTACGCCGGAGGAACGCTCCATCATCGTCTTGTCGGAAGGCCGGCTGCTCAACCTCGGGAACGCCACCGGCCACCCGTCCTTCGTGATGAGCAACTCCTTCGCGAACCAGACGATCGCGCAAATCGAGCTGTTCACCAAGCGGGACCAGCCCGAGGGCGAACGCGAGTACGAAAAGCAGGTCTACGTGCTGCCGAAGATTCTGGACGAGAAGGTGGCCCGGCTCCACCTTGGCCCCCTGGACGTGGAACTGACCGAACTGTCGAAGGAGCAGGCCGAGTACCTGGACCTGGACGTGGCCGGCCCGTTCAAGCCGGAGCACTACCGCTACTAG